The proteins below come from a single Nitrospiraceae bacterium genomic window:
- a CDS encoding DedA family protein: MTGDEYSLVGLFLSAFLSSTVLPGSSEVVFLILAAQGHLPAWSLLATATAGNTLGGMSSWALGWLIGWWYPLHEFTKPAHHLAVERVRKWGSPVLLLSWVPVIGDPLCIAAGWLRMGWVRALLCIGIGKGCRYAVLFALLPASGG; the protein is encoded by the coding sequence ATGACCGGAGATGAGTATTCCCTTGTCGGATTATTTCTGAGTGCGTTTCTTTCCTCAACCGTATTGCCGGGTAGCTCTGAGGTCGTCTTCCTCATTTTGGCCGCACAGGGGCATCTTCCGGCCTGGAGTCTGCTCGCCACCGCGACGGCAGGCAATACCCTGGGTGGGATGAGTTCCTGGGCGTTGGGATGGCTTATCGGGTGGTGGTATCCACTCCATGAGTTCACCAAGCCGGCCCACCATCTTGCCGTGGAACGGGTTCGCAAGTGGGGTAGCCCGGTGCTGTTATTGTCCTGGGTGCCGGTCATTGGGGATCCGCTGTGTATCGCGGCAGGATGGTTGCGGATGGGCTGGGTGCGTGCCCTCTTGTGTATTGGGATTGGTAAAGGATGCCGGTATGCGGTTTTGTTTGCCCTGTTACCCGCCAGTGGCGGGTGA
- a CDS encoding alanine--glyoxylate aminotransferase family protein, which translates to MILFNPGPVNVSERVRQALLQPDICHRESEFSELLTDIRQKLLKVFVPGEEAEYTAIVLTGSGTAAVEAALMSSIPTGKRAMVINNGVYGQRMSSMLAMQRLGTPDLKYDWGIAPDPQTIDLALKQHPEVHTVAMVHHETTLGLINPVKEVAEVVDRYNRVFMVDSVSGLGGEALDIAGNKLYMVAGAAQKCIQGFPGAAFVLVRKGFMERMMKYPKRSWYLNLANYYEEQERGTIPFTPAVQVYYAFREAINELLEEGLDNRIQRFKGYATTIRTRLEEWGVKPVLAPTIQSNTLTAFHLPEGCAYQRLHDELKRAGYVIYAGQGQLEEKVFRIANIGALTNQNIEGFLSAFQSILSGARA; encoded by the coding sequence ATGATTCTATTCAATCCCGGTCCAGTCAATGTGTCTGAAAGAGTCCGTCAGGCTTTACTTCAACCGGATATCTGTCATCGGGAGTCCGAGTTTTCGGAATTATTAACAGATATCCGGCAAAAATTGTTGAAGGTCTTCGTTCCTGGTGAAGAAGCCGAGTACACCGCGATCGTGTTGACGGGTTCCGGCACGGCGGCTGTGGAAGCGGCGTTAATGTCCAGTATCCCTACCGGCAAGCGGGCGATGGTGATTAACAATGGGGTATATGGCCAACGGATGTCTTCCATGCTGGCGATGCAGCGTTTGGGTACGCCGGACTTGAAGTATGACTGGGGAATCGCCCCGGATCCGCAGACGATTGATTTGGCGCTGAAGCAACATCCGGAAGTGCATACCGTCGCCATGGTGCATCATGAAACGACCCTGGGATTGATTAATCCGGTAAAGGAAGTTGCGGAGGTCGTGGACCGGTATAATCGGGTCTTTATGGTGGACTCTGTGAGCGGGCTGGGAGGAGAAGCCCTGGATATTGCCGGAAATAAACTATACATGGTTGCGGGGGCCGCTCAGAAATGTATTCAGGGTTTTCCAGGTGCCGCGTTTGTGTTGGTCCGCAAAGGCTTTATGGAGCGGATGATGAAATATCCCAAGCGGTCCTGGTATTTAAATTTGGCTAATTATTATGAAGAACAGGAGCGGGGGACGATTCCCTTTACTCCGGCCGTGCAGGTCTATTATGCGTTCCGCGAAGCGATTAATGAACTGTTAGAAGAAGGCCTCGACAACCGGATCCAACGATTTAAGGGCTATGCCACCACCATTCGGACACGTCTGGAAGAGTGGGGCGTCAAGCCGGTACTGGCCCCTACGATTCAAAGTAATACCTTAACCGCGTTTCATCTGCCTGAAGGGTGTGCCTATCAAAGGTTGCATGACGAATTAAAACGAGCCGGATACGTGATCTATGCGGGGCAGGGACAATTGGAAGAGAAAGTGTTTCGTATTGCCAATATTGGTGCCCTCACCAATCAGAATATTGAAGGATTCCTCTCCGCTTTTCAGTCCATACTTTCGGGAGCCAGAGCGTGA
- a CDS encoding 3'(2'),5'-bisphosphate nucleotidase CysQ, with the protein MTDYRQELSIIRQALLRASDRLHRIQYEGLAVQIKPDGSPVTNADLEVNRIVQEALFAVYPDDGWLSEESPDNPVRLKKNRVWILDPIDGTRPFMKNLPQFAISLALIDHGQPSIGIIFNPATREYYCAVRGEQATVNGCPIHVGRTTRHRLSFLVNMGPIDRSTIRTWRETADCRHLMGSIAYSLALVAAGQIDGVINIGTQNEWDIAAALLLVQTAGGVVLDRDLKSIQCNQPYPTVNGIIAARPDAIPVIQQLLGSLPG; encoded by the coding sequence ATGACTGATTATCGCCAAGAACTCTCCATCATCCGACAAGCTCTGCTTCGCGCTAGTGATCGCCTTCACAGAATCCAGTATGAAGGATTAGCCGTCCAGATCAAGCCGGACGGATCTCCGGTGACCAATGCCGATCTGGAAGTCAATCGTATCGTCCAGGAAGCCTTGTTCGCCGTCTATCCTGATGATGGCTGGCTCTCGGAAGAATCGCCCGACAACCCCGTCAGGCTGAAAAAAAACCGTGTATGGATCCTGGATCCCATTGACGGGACCAGACCCTTTATGAAAAATCTGCCACAATTTGCGATCTCCCTTGCTCTCATCGACCATGGACAGCCTTCCATCGGGATTATCTTCAACCCCGCCACCCGGGAATATTATTGTGCCGTACGAGGTGAACAGGCCACCGTCAATGGCTGCCCCATTCATGTCGGCCGGACTACCCGACACCGCTTGTCGTTCCTGGTGAACATGGGCCCCATTGACCGCTCCACCATTCGCACCTGGCGAGAAACCGCCGATTGCCGCCATCTTATGGGTTCCATTGCTTATTCATTGGCACTGGTGGCTGCCGGACAGATTGACGGAGTGATCAATATCGGCACACAAAACGAATGGGATATCGCGGCTGCACTCCTTCTGGTTCAAACGGCAGGAGGGGTCGTCCTAGACAGAGACCTGAAATCCATTCAATGCAACCAACCTTATCCCACCGTTAATGGCATCATCGCCGCTCGTCCTGATGCCATTCCGGTGATCCAACAACTGCTCGGCAGCCTCCCTGGCTAG
- a CDS encoding sulfopyruvate decarboxylase subunit beta — protein sequence MGPEEGVMQSRAQAMAAMLELMTDQLLIVCNGFPSREACKLRDRAQNFYMIGSMGATAGIGLGLALAQPDKTVVVFDGDGNVLMSLGTLATISALRPKNLIHVVFDNEVYGTTGNQPTYSRVVGLDKMAKAAGYKNVERVWEREDIVYEFKAMLGDDGPSFLLVKVNEQLEDADRIALSPAELTKRFKGSVT from the coding sequence ATTGGACCGGAAGAAGGGGTCATGCAGAGCCGGGCGCAGGCGATGGCGGCCATGTTGGAACTGATGACCGATCAACTGCTTATTGTGTGCAACGGGTTTCCCTCACGTGAAGCCTGTAAACTTCGTGATCGGGCTCAAAATTTTTATATGATTGGCTCGATGGGCGCGACGGCGGGCATCGGATTAGGATTGGCTCTGGCCCAGCCGGACAAAACGGTGGTGGTCTTTGATGGCGACGGAAATGTGCTGATGAGTCTTGGCACATTGGCCACGATTAGTGCGTTGCGACCGAAAAATCTCATTCATGTGGTCTTTGATAATGAGGTGTATGGTACCACCGGAAATCAGCCCACCTATTCCAGGGTTGTCGGCCTGGATAAAATGGCCAAAGCGGCAGGATACAAGAATGTTGAGCGAGTCTGGGAACGAGAAGATATCGTGTATGAGTTTAAGGCCATGTTAGGGGATGACGGGCCGAGTTTTTTGTTGGTCAAGGTGAATGAACAGCTTGAAGATGCGGATCGGATTGCCTTGAGTCCAGCTGAGCTGACGAAACGGTTTAAGGGGAGTGTTACCTAA
- a CDS encoding D-glycerate dehydrogenase, with protein sequence MALPIVIVTRRLPQQAWEILGAQADLVCWEQDCPVDRKWLLDHLPEAEGLYCLLTDRIDRKVIQVGKRLRVISTMAVGYDHIDVGACTARGIPVGHTPGILTETTADLAFALLLSAARRIVEGVEYVRQGQWTTWSPDLLLGQDVHGATLGIVGFGRIGQAMARRAQGFHMDVLAVPSPKGGNGAPQSSVSLESGTQSIAKPTMHRKGFEKGTSQGEPVREAFHEVDLHEALARADFVSLHVPLTPHTHHLIGEAEFQAMKPSSILINTARGSVVDSEALYRALVHGHIGGAALDVTDPEPIPATHPLLTLPNCLVIPHLGSASVATRTRMACIAAENMVAGLRGDALPHCVNPEVYRL encoded by the coding sequence ATGGCCCTTCCGATCGTTATTGTCACCCGACGTCTCCCTCAACAGGCTTGGGAAATATTAGGGGCACAGGCCGATCTTGTGTGCTGGGAGCAGGATTGCCCCGTTGACCGGAAATGGTTGTTGGATCATCTTCCTGAGGCAGAGGGGCTGTATTGCCTGTTGACGGACCGGATTGATCGGAAGGTGATTCAGGTTGGGAAACGGCTTCGGGTGATTAGCACCATGGCCGTCGGATATGACCATATCGATGTTGGTGCCTGTACAGCCCGTGGCATTCCGGTTGGGCACACGCCGGGTATTTTAACCGAAACAACGGCGGATCTGGCTTTTGCTTTGCTCCTTTCTGCAGCCAGACGAATCGTCGAAGGGGTTGAATATGTGCGACAGGGGCAGTGGACGACCTGGAGCCCCGATCTTTTGCTGGGACAGGATGTGCATGGTGCGACGTTAGGCATTGTGGGATTTGGGAGGATCGGGCAGGCTATGGCCAGGCGGGCGCAAGGATTTCACATGGATGTGCTAGCGGTGCCGTCACCGAAGGGTGGGAATGGAGCACCTCAATCTTCGGTCTCACTGGAGTCTGGCACTCAGTCCATTGCCAAACCAACCATGCACCGGAAGGGTTTTGAGAAAGGGACCAGCCAGGGCGAACCGGTCAGGGAGGCATTCCATGAGGTTGACCTGCATGAAGCATTAGCCCGGGCGGATTTTGTGAGTCTGCACGTCCCCCTGACTCCTCACACGCATCATTTGATTGGGGAAGCCGAATTTCAAGCCATGAAGCCATCAAGTATTCTGATCAATACGGCTCGTGGAAGCGTGGTCGATTCAGAGGCCCTGTATCGCGCCTTAGTGCATGGCCATATTGGTGGGGCAGCCTTGGATGTGACGGATCCGGAGCCCATTCCTGCGACACACCCGCTCCTCACGCTTCCCAACTGTCTGGTTATCCCGCACTTGGGGAGCGCGTCTGTGGCGACACGGACCAGAATGGCTTGCATTGCCGCTGAGAATATGGTTGCCGGGTTACGCGGGGACGCGCTGCCACACTGTGTCAATCCTGAAGTCTATCGCCTGTAA
- a CDS encoding DegT/DnrJ/EryC1/StrS family aminotransferase has translation MNVPLLDLKSQYAGIKQDIQVVVEKICAEQSFILGVQVQNLEQSLATYIGTDHAIGVASGSDALLLSLMEVGVQPGDRVVTVPFTFFASAGVISRLHARPVFVDVTPDTFNLDPTRLADSLTSDVKAILPVHLFGQCADMETILQIADAQGIPVIEDACQAIGAARNGIRAGAFGRTGGFSFFPSKNLGGFGDGGLITTRDSRVAERLRLLRVHGSRSEYHHHLIGINSRLDALQAAILQVKFQHLAEWTAKRQSHAASYQQMFQAYGLDEHVTVPIVAPGNSHVYNQFTVRTRQRDELSAYLTHHGIGNRIYYPVPLHLQECYQDLGYRKGDFPVSEQLSQEVLSLPIYPELTQEHLQYVVDTIKAFFR, from the coding sequence GTGAACGTTCCCCTTCTTGATTTGAAATCCCAATACGCCGGTATTAAACAGGACATTCAGGTGGTGGTGGAAAAGATATGTGCCGAGCAAAGTTTTATTCTGGGAGTCCAGGTTCAGAACCTGGAGCAGAGCCTGGCAACATATATCGGCACAGATCATGCGATTGGGGTGGCATCAGGAAGCGATGCGTTATTGTTGTCGTTGATGGAGGTGGGGGTTCAACCGGGCGATCGCGTCGTGACGGTCCCCTTTACATTTTTTGCGTCTGCAGGAGTGATTTCCCGGCTTCATGCGCGTCCGGTGTTTGTTGATGTGACGCCTGATACGTTTAATCTCGATCCCACACGGTTAGCGGATAGCCTCACTTCGGACGTCAAAGCCATTCTTCCGGTCCACCTCTTTGGACAATGCGCGGACATGGAAACGATTCTTCAGATTGCCGATGCACAGGGAATCCCGGTCATTGAGGATGCCTGTCAGGCCATCGGCGCGGCTCGAAATGGGATCCGGGCAGGAGCCTTCGGACGCACGGGGGGCTTCAGCTTTTTCCCGTCGAAAAATTTAGGGGGATTCGGGGACGGCGGGTTGATTACGACGCGAGACTCGCGGGTAGCCGAGCGACTGCGACTCTTACGTGTGCATGGGAGCCGATCAGAATATCATCATCATTTAATCGGGATAAACAGTCGGTTGGATGCGCTGCAAGCGGCCATCCTTCAGGTAAAATTTCAGCATTTGGCTGAGTGGACGGCGAAGCGCCAATCGCATGCGGCCTCTTATCAGCAGATGTTTCAGGCCTACGGTCTTGATGAGCACGTGACCGTGCCGATCGTGGCACCCGGCAATAGTCATGTTTACAACCAGTTCACCGTTCGCACGCGGCAGCGAGACGAACTCAGTGCCTACCTAACCCACCATGGAATCGGTAATCGCATTTATTATCCTGTCCCCCTTCATCTTCAGGAATGTTACCAGGATCTCGGGTATCGTAAAGGCGATTTTCCGGTCTCGGAACAGCTCTCCCAAGAGGTGCTTTCTCTTCCCATCTATCCCGAACTCACCCAGGAACATCTTCAATATGTGGTCGACACGATTAAAGCCTTTTTTAGATAA
- a CDS encoding sulfopyruvate decarboxylase subunit alpha, giving the protein MSSNTVLEADDFVKGLQGIGFDFFTGVPDTILGGIIAHLTEERLYTPAVREDEAVAMAAGAYLGGKIPVVLMQNSGLGNALNVLASLNLIYQIPCLLLVSWRGFEGKDAPEHLVMGETMTTLLDTVRIPHRTLSQQTMVDDLKWTATTFMEKRIPVALLLKKGIVKTIQP; this is encoded by the coding sequence ATGAGCAGTAACACGGTATTGGAAGCTGACGATTTTGTGAAAGGCCTGCAAGGCATTGGTTTCGATTTTTTTACCGGTGTGCCCGACACGATATTAGGGGGCATTATTGCCCATTTGACGGAAGAACGGTTGTATACCCCGGCGGTTCGTGAAGATGAGGCTGTGGCGATGGCCGCAGGTGCCTACCTGGGTGGGAAAATTCCTGTCGTGTTGATGCAAAACTCCGGATTAGGTAATGCCCTGAATGTCCTGGCTTCTCTCAATTTGATTTATCAGATTCCCTGTTTGCTGTTGGTATCCTGGCGTGGCTTCGAAGGCAAGGACGCACCTGAACATCTGGTGATGGGGGAAACCATGACGACGCTGTTGGATACGGTACGGATTCCCCACAGGACTTTGTCCCAGCAGACGATGGTAGATGATCTGAAATGGACAGCCACCACCTTTATGGAGAAGCGGATCCCTGTCGCGTTATTGTTGAAAAAGGGCATCGTGAAAACCATTCAGCCCTAG
- a CDS encoding DUF2835 domain-containing protein: MQTVTVRLNISPERFQAYYQGVVESVVAQSIDGRTIQFPARVLRPFVSHQGIQGTFEITFDASLKFHSIRLAQDDK, translated from the coding sequence ATGCAAACCGTGACCGTGAGGCTGAATATTTCACCGGAACGCTTTCAGGCCTATTACCAGGGTGTGGTGGAATCTGTGGTGGCCCAGTCAATCGATGGTCGAACGATCCAATTTCCCGCCAGGGTGCTTCGTCCCTTTGTCTCGCATCAGGGGATTCAGGGGACCTTCGAGATCACCTTCGATGCGAGTTTGAAGTTTCATTCGATTCGCCTGGCACAGGACGACAAGTGA
- a CDS encoding class I SAM-dependent RNA methyltransferase — protein sequence MMELFFATCPRGLEEVLSQELQELGGQQIRSTPGGVECQGPFPLCYRLNLESRIASRILWRVGQGWYRDEEDLYRLASSLPWPEYFSVDCHIKVRVIAQHSPLKSLEFATLRVKDAVCDRFVRATHARPEVNKRQPDIQIVVFVDAEHVVWYIDTSGDPLFKRGWRKVAGDAPIRENLAAGILRISGWTGEQVLLDPMCGAGTFLIEAALMAKGIAPGRGREFAFRHLQNFDDTIWENVRQESSKSILPGPGLSIVGYDEDPNALTMARSNLEGLGLEEIQLSQVDVLDVTPPAPKGCLVTNPPYGVRMGDRSELEEWYPKFGNLLKQRFAGWDVFVLTADSRLPKLIHLAPSRKIPLFNGPLESRLYEFQMVAGGNRKSARQARQQAVNKSGLR from the coding sequence ATGATGGAATTATTTTTTGCAACCTGTCCTCGTGGCTTAGAAGAAGTGCTGAGCCAAGAACTTCAAGAATTAGGCGGGCAGCAGATTCGATCGACTCCTGGCGGCGTTGAATGTCAGGGCCCTTTTCCGCTCTGCTACCGGCTCAATTTGGAAAGTCGGATTGCCAGCCGTATTTTGTGGCGGGTCGGGCAGGGGTGGTACCGGGATGAGGAGGACCTGTATCGCCTCGCCTCCAGTCTTCCCTGGCCGGAATATTTTTCCGTGGACTGTCACATCAAAGTTCGTGTCATTGCTCAACATTCTCCACTGAAGAGTCTGGAGTTTGCGACGTTGCGAGTGAAAGATGCCGTTTGTGACCGATTTGTCCGGGCGACACATGCGCGCCCCGAGGTAAATAAACGACAACCCGATATTCAAATTGTGGTCTTTGTCGATGCAGAGCATGTGGTGTGGTATATCGACACCTCCGGAGATCCGTTGTTTAAGCGTGGATGGCGAAAGGTGGCGGGAGACGCCCCGATACGAGAAAATTTGGCGGCAGGTATTCTCAGGATTTCGGGTTGGACCGGTGAGCAGGTCTTGCTTGATCCGATGTGTGGCGCCGGCACATTTTTAATTGAGGCGGCGTTAATGGCCAAAGGGATTGCCCCGGGCCGGGGGCGGGAATTTGCCTTTCGGCACCTGCAGAACTTTGATGACACGATCTGGGAGAATGTACGCCAAGAGTCGAGCAAATCGATCCTCCCAGGTCCGGGTCTTTCTATTGTGGGGTATGATGAGGATCCGAATGCCTTGACCATGGCCAGAAGTAATCTTGAAGGCCTGGGGCTTGAGGAGATTCAATTGAGTCAGGTTGATGTATTAGATGTGACGCCTCCTGCACCGAAGGGTTGTCTGGTCACCAATCCTCCTTATGGAGTGAGAATGGGAGACCGGTCGGAGCTGGAGGAGTGGTATCCGAAGTTTGGGAATCTGTTGAAGCAGCGGTTTGCGGGGTGGGATGTCTTTGTGCTCACGGCCGATTCGCGTCTTCCTAAACTGATTCACTTAGCGCCATCCCGCAAAATCCCCCTGTTCAATGGCCCGTTGGAATCGAGGCTGTATGAATTTCAGATGGTGGCTGGAGGTAACCGCAAATCGGCCAGGCAGGCCAGGCAACAGGCCGTGAACAAGTCAGGTCTTAGATGA
- a CDS encoding response regulator: MRGAVKNTFKILTIEDDIAQIDALKEALTVAQIICVEIHEAEDGEQGMAFLNQEYPFMDAPQPDLIFLSNHLPDVSGEEIIKGLQRDRRLQSIPVALFSEETPYPSKDFSFPPNCHLFKRPKTCDEWIYVLRCIEDVWVSLLNMAGKPLI; the protein is encoded by the coding sequence ATGCGCGGAGCCGTTAAAAACACATTTAAGATCCTGACCATCGAAGATGATATCGCTCAGATAGATGCCCTCAAAGAAGCACTGACCGTGGCTCAAATCATCTGTGTGGAAATTCACGAAGCCGAAGACGGCGAACAAGGCATGGCCTTTTTAAATCAGGAATATCCCTTTATGGATGCTCCACAACCCGACCTGATTTTTCTCTCCAATCATCTTCCCGATGTGTCGGGCGAAGAAATTATTAAGGGACTTCAACGAGACCGCCGCTTACAGTCCATTCCGGTGGCCTTGTTTTCGGAAGAGACTCCCTACCCCTCGAAAGATTTTTCTTTTCCGCCCAATTGCCATCTTTTCAAACGACCGAAGACCTGCGACGAATGGATTTATGTGTTGCGATGCATTGAAGACGTCTGGGTTTCACTCTTAAACATGGCAGGAAAACCTCTCATCTAA
- a CDS encoding phosphocholine cytidylyltransferase family protein: MKAVIFAAGVGKRLQGVTQGRPKCLVDLGGRTLLSRHVEVLGQLGVCQVVVVVGYAQDHIRKAMAADPFVQEVRWVVNEQFTRGSITSLWAARSEMDDDVVLMDADVLYAPSILARLVRSPFPTALLMDETVKQESEECMIAAKAGRVLTLSKTLPSAYDEAGEGVGFLKVQKQDIPALLQSVQAYVAAGKLDMEYEDALKEFFEKVPVGYEKIGGLPWIEIDFPEDIDRAKSEILPAVINLEENTRATTL, translated from the coding sequence GTGAAGGCAGTTATTTTTGCAGCGGGTGTCGGGAAGCGGTTGCAGGGTGTGACGCAGGGGCGACCGAAATGCCTGGTTGATCTTGGCGGAAGGACTTTATTATCCCGGCATGTCGAAGTTCTGGGGCAATTGGGTGTGTGCCAGGTTGTGGTGGTGGTGGGATATGCTCAGGATCATATTCGCAAGGCCATGGCCGCCGACCCGTTCGTTCAAGAGGTCCGATGGGTCGTGAATGAACAGTTTACTCGTGGGAGCATCACGTCATTGTGGGCGGCACGGTCTGAAATGGACGATGATGTTGTCCTCATGGATGCCGATGTTCTCTACGCCCCATCGATTCTGGCTCGTTTGGTTCGTTCTCCCTTTCCGACGGCCCTGTTAATGGATGAGACGGTGAAGCAGGAATCGGAAGAGTGTATGATTGCCGCGAAGGCCGGTCGAGTCCTCACCTTAAGTAAAACCTTGCCATCTGCCTATGATGAGGCCGGCGAAGGGGTCGGGTTTCTCAAAGTGCAGAAACAGGATATTCCGGCACTGTTGCAATCGGTTCAGGCCTATGTTGCAGCCGGGAAGCTTGATATGGAATATGAGGACGCGCTAAAAGAGTTTTTTGAGAAGGTGCCGGTGGGATACGAAAAAATCGGGGGGCTTCCGTGGATAGAAATTGATTTTCCTGAAGATATCGATCGAGCGAAGTCTGAGATCTTGCCCGCCGTGATAAACTTAGAGGAGAATACCAGGGCCACCACACTGTGA
- a CDS encoding CDP-alcohol phosphatidyltransferase family protein: MDGILKQEATHAVDTAILLTSVGVFDPGAVGTGDAVPSPLTRVGGMTLFQRAVFTLQRGGISQIWVLAGPEEQALRQLLREDSRVQAAVRWLPVREFPPHDPQTWEALAEEINGACMIVGCHTVYSPALIQRLRAEGSQGKAVVVVGQPEEGHHRGNPGVAFRPEGLEGRSTSTVVFHDQAVSQTSQSSTNSQASDRSRLPLVGDLLVLPARLLGISGVLQANGTNPLRLALEQAAVEGTIQTIGGASHWFRDVRGPKGPQLAERTLLEALQTMKGGLDGLVDRYVNRKCSGLLTHGFLRLGWSPNMITMLSMVVGLVAAGLFVPGSWKLAILGGLILQLSVIIDCCDGEVARLTFSESKFGQELDIWADNVVHIVLFAAIACGAFLQGPWEHTHLPLLLGASAVLANVVSLLLVNHARQLRSRPREIRQLTEQERANIEFMLGNVANRDFSIMVLLSAGFGFLHWFLALAAIGSWLFVMSMAWMLRRSLIPRA, encoded by the coding sequence ATGGACGGAATACTTAAACAAGAAGCCACTCATGCGGTCGATACGGCAATTTTATTGACGTCGGTCGGCGTCTTTGATCCGGGCGCCGTCGGGACCGGTGACGCGGTTCCCAGTCCCTTGACTCGTGTCGGCGGCATGACGCTGTTTCAACGGGCGGTGTTCACGTTGCAGCGGGGCGGCATCTCTCAAATTTGGGTGTTAGCCGGGCCGGAAGAACAAGCTCTTCGTCAGTTACTTCGTGAAGATAGCCGGGTACAGGCCGCTGTGCGTTGGCTGCCGGTTCGGGAATTCCCACCTCATGATCCTCAGACCTGGGAAGCCCTTGCGGAGGAAATCAATGGAGCGTGTATGATCGTGGGTTGCCATACGGTGTACTCTCCCGCATTAATCCAGCGTTTGCGAGCTGAAGGATCTCAAGGGAAAGCAGTCGTAGTCGTCGGTCAACCTGAGGAGGGGCATCACCGTGGAAACCCCGGGGTGGCGTTCCGGCCCGAAGGCTTGGAGGGACGGTCAACCTCGACGGTGGTCTTTCATGACCAGGCCGTATCCCAGACGTCTCAGTCCTCAACGAACAGTCAGGCTTCTGATCGAAGCCGGTTACCGCTGGTTGGAGATCTTCTGGTTCTCCCGGCCCGGCTCCTGGGTATCTCAGGCGTGTTGCAGGCTAATGGCACGAATCCGCTTCGGTTGGCATTGGAGCAAGCGGCAGTGGAAGGGACGATTCAAACCATTGGCGGCGCTTCTCATTGGTTCAGAGATGTCCGTGGGCCTAAGGGGCCCCAACTCGCTGAGCGAACCCTGTTGGAAGCACTCCAGACAATGAAGGGGGGCTTGGATGGGTTGGTGGACCGGTATGTGAATCGTAAATGTTCCGGTCTGCTCACGCATGGGTTCTTGCGGTTGGGATGGTCACCGAACATGATTACGATGCTATCCATGGTCGTAGGGCTTGTGGCTGCGGGGCTTTTTGTGCCTGGGTCCTGGAAACTTGCCATTCTCGGGGGACTGATCCTGCAACTGTCAGTCATCATTGATTGCTGCGACGGGGAGGTCGCCCGGCTGACGTTTTCAGAGTCCAAGTTTGGGCAAGAACTCGATATTTGGGCAGATAATGTTGTGCACATTGTGTTGTTTGCTGCCATTGCATGCGGGGCCTTTCTCCAGGGGCCGTGGGAGCATACGCACCTTCCCCTTCTGCTTGGGGCCTCAGCGGTTTTAGCGAATGTGGTGTCGTTGCTGTTAGTCAATCATGCGCGGCAATTGCGATCCCGTCCTCGTGAAATTCGTCAACTCACAGAACAAGAACGGGCCAATATTGAATTTATGTTGGGCAATGTCGCCAATCGCGATTTTTCCATCATGGTGTTACTGAGTGCTGGCTTTGGCTTCCTGCACTGGTTTTTGGCCCTGGCCGCGATTGGCTCGTGGCTCTTTGTCATGTCGATGGCCTGGATGCTTCGCCGTAGTCTCATCCCTCGTGCTTAA